The proteins below come from a single Ktedonobacterales bacterium genomic window:
- a CDS encoding response regulator transcription factor, which yields MRVLIVEDEQRLVRLMKRVLEEERYVVDVAYDGEEGLEKAGSGAYDLIVLDIMLPYRDGVAVCRWLRRHQIATPILMLTARDQLEDKVNGLDAGADDYLTKPFAFEELLARLRALARRAPAPPQEPVLHVGNLTLDVQRHEVQRDGQPIPLTLREFALLEYLMRHPGQALSRTQITNHVWPDESEAVSNIVDIYIHYLREKVDRGFEPALIRTVRGIGYSMRG from the coding sequence ATGAGGGTGCTCATTGTAGAAGATGAACAACGCCTGGTCCGTTTGATGAAGCGGGTGTTGGAAGAAGAACGCTACGTGGTGGATGTGGCCTATGACGGTGAGGAGGGCCTCGAAAAAGCTGGTTCGGGCGCTTATGACCTGATCGTGCTGGACATTATGCTGCCCTATCGGGATGGGGTCGCGGTCTGCCGCTGGCTGCGCAGGCATCAGATTGCGACGCCCATCCTCATGCTGACGGCGCGCGATCAGCTAGAGGATAAAGTCAACGGGCTGGATGCGGGAGCTGACGACTATCTGACCAAGCCGTTTGCTTTTGAGGAACTGCTGGCGCGGCTCCGCGCCCTGGCCCGCCGCGCGCCAGCGCCGCCGCAGGAGCCGGTGTTGCATGTGGGCAATCTGACGCTGGATGTACAGCGGCATGAGGTGCAGCGAGACGGCCAGCCGATTCCTTTGACGCTGCGCGAGTTTGCCTTGCTGGAATATTTGATGCGCCATCCGGGCCAGGCGCTCTCGCGGACGCAGATTACCAACCATGTCTGGCCGGATGAGAGCGAGGCAGTCAGCAATATTGTGGATATTTATATTCACTATCTGCGCGAAAAAGTGGATCGTGGCTTTGAGCCAGCCCTGATACGAACGGTGCGAGGCATTGGCTATAGTATGCGAGGATAA